Proteins encoded within one genomic window of Methanobrevibacter arboriphilus JCM 13429 = DSM 1125:
- the frhG gene encoding coenzyme F420 hydrogenase subunit gamma: MLARIKRFLGLGGKPEKQANPIKPKDDESSQQEVEKVADKPRIGYIHLSGCSGDGMALTENYDILADLLTDMVDIVYGQTLVDVWYEDGNNQNNPQMIDDMPEMDLALVEGSVCLQDEHSMHELKKLREKSKLVCAFGSCAMNGCFTRFSRGGQQAQPKHEAFLPIGDIVQVDCAIPGCPVSPEIVAKTVVALINGDMDYLQPMLDIAGCTYNCGCDLQKNIVNKSLCTGCGTCAMACQTRAIDMREGRPEVNIDRCIKCGICYTHCPRSWFPAEQINKDLGL, encoded by the coding sequence ATGCTTGCAAGAATTAAAAGATTTTTAGGACTTGGAGGTAAGCCAGAAAAACAAGCTAACCCAATTAAGCCAAAAGATGATGAATCTTCACAACAGGAGGTTGAAAAAGTGGCTGATAAACCAAGAATAGGATATATTCACTTAAGTGGGTGTTCTGGTGATGGTATGGCATTAACAGAAAATTATGACATACTCGCCGACCTACTTACTGATATGGTAGATATTGTATATGGACAAACCTTAGTAGATGTGTGGTATGAAGATGGTAATAACCAAAATAACCCACAAATGATTGATGACATGCCAGAAATGGACTTAGCATTAGTAGAAGGATCTGTCTGTTTACAAGATGAACATAGTATGCATGAACTTAAAAAATTAAGAGAAAAATCTAAATTAGTATGTGCTTTTGGGTCTTGTGCTATGAACGGATGTTTCACACGATTCTCTCGTGGTGGACAACAAGCACAGCCAAAACATGAAGCATTTTTACCAATTGGAGATATAGTACAAGTTGATTGTGCAATTCCAGGTTGTCCTGTTTCTCCAGAGATTGTAGCTAAAACTGTAGTTGCGCTTATTAATGGAGACATGGATTATTTACAACCTATGTTAGATATTGCAGGTTGTACATATAACTGTGGTTGTGACTTACAAAAAAATATTGTTAATAAGTCCCTTTGTACTGGATGTGGAACTTGTGCAATGGCTTGTCAAACAAGAGCTATTGATATGAGAGAAGGTAGACCAGAAGTCAATATAGACAGATGTATTAAATGTGGTATATGCTACACTCACTGTCCAAGAAGCTGGTTCCCTGCAGAACAGATCAATAAGGATTTAGGACTATAG
- the frhD gene encoding coenzyme F420-reducing hydrogenase, FrhD protein, producing the protein MPYDAEILVVGCGNILFKDDGFGPEVINALEDYFKDKEMPNDTMFIDAGTGATHFIFTLPHESWKKLIVVDVVEFDAEPGTLKIFSPYDMPRGAYENVHSWPVEEPLHDLAKDIEVVIVGCKPKEISAPNVEMGLSEPVKNAIPEAIEMILKEIGV; encoded by the coding sequence ATGCCATATGATGCAGAAATATTAGTTGTTGGATGCGGAAACATACTCTTTAAGGATGATGGTTTCGGTCCAGAAGTTATTAATGCTTTAGAAGACTATTTTAAAGATAAAGAAATGCCAAATGACACCATGTTTATTGATGCAGGAACTGGTGCAACACACTTTATATTTACTTTGCCACATGAAAGTTGGAAAAAGTTAATAGTAGTTGATGTTGTGGAGTTCGATGCAGAACCGGGAACTCTAAAAATTTTTAGTCCCTATGATATGCCAAGAGGAGCATATGAAAATGTTCATTCTTGGCCAGTTGAAGAACCTCTTCATGACTTAGCTAAAGACATTGAAGTAGTTATTGTAGGGTGTAAACCTAAGGAAATTTCTGCACCAAATGTGGAAATGGGCTTATCAGAGCCTGTTAAAAATGCAATCCCTGAAGCCATTGAGATGATTTTAAAAGAAATAGGGGTTTAG
- the frhA gene encoding coenzyme F420 hydrogenase subunit alpha yields the protein MSEKIVISPTSRQEGHAELVMEVDDEGIVTKGRYFSITPVRGLEKLVAGKAPETAPVMCQRICGVCPIPHTLASVEAMDDSLNIEVPKAGQLLRELTLAAHTVNSHAIHHFLIATDVVPENLFADAVNSVSTIRKNAQYVVDMVAGEGIHPSDIRIGGMASNITELARKKLYSRLKALVPVVDAHVELITGLVADKEFPAGLGVHNQPVFASDKIYGKREYFDLDRFTEIMPESWYDDPEIAKRACSTIPLYDGVNVETGPRARAVKFGGFNERGVVAQHVARAVEMKSHLSRAIAILDELDTSANTLADFDPRGTNKLGIGAIEGPRGLDVHMAQVADGKTQFYSALVPTTWNIPTMGPATEGFHHEWGPHVIRAYDPCLSCATHVMVVDDEDKSVVKNEMVKI from the coding sequence TTGAGCGAAAAAATAGTTATATCTCCTACATCTCGTCAGGAAGGACATGCTGAGCTTGTCATGGAAGTCGATGATGAAGGGATAGTTACCAAAGGAAGATACTTTAGTATCACTCCTGTTAGAGGCTTAGAGAAACTCGTAGCTGGTAAAGCACCTGAGACTGCACCAGTTATGTGTCAGAGGATTTGTGGTGTTTGCCCAATACCTCATACTTTAGCTTCCGTAGAGGCAATGGATGACTCATTAAATATTGAAGTCCCAAAAGCCGGTCAATTGTTGAGAGAATTAACCTTAGCTGCACACACAGTTAACAGTCATGCTATACATCACTTTTTAATAGCTACCGACGTTGTGCCAGAAAACTTATTTGCTGATGCTGTTAACAGTGTTTCTACAATAAGAAAAAATGCACAATATGTTGTAGATATGGTTGCTGGTGAAGGTATCCACCCATCTGATATTAGAATTGGTGGTATGGCTAGTAATATTACTGAATTAGCTAGGAAAAAATTATATTCAAGATTAAAAGCACTAGTTCCTGTTGTTGATGCTCATGTAGAGTTAATCACTGGTTTAGTTGCTGATAAAGAATTCCCAGCAGGATTAGGTGTACATAATCAACCTGTTTTTGCAAGTGATAAAATCTATGGTAAAAGAGAATACTTTGATTTAGATAGATTTACTGAAATAATGCCTGAAAGTTGGTATGATGACCCTGAAATAGCTAAAAGAGCTTGTTCAACCATTCCTTTATATGATGGTGTTAACGTAGAAACTGGTCCAAGAGCAAGAGCTGTTAAGTTTGGAGGCTTTAATGAAAGAGGAGTTGTAGCTCAGCATGTTGCTAGAGCTGTTGAAATGAAATCTCATCTTTCTAGAGCAATTGCTATCTTAGATGAATTAGATACTTCAGCAAATACTTTAGCTGACTTTGATCCTAGAGGAACAAATAAGCTTGGTATTGGAGCAATTGAAGGACCAAGAGGTTTAGATGTTCACATGGCACAAGTTGCCGATGGTAAAACTCAATTCTATAGTGCATTAGTACCTACTACTTGGAATATTCCAACTATGGGTCCTGCTACTGAAGGGTTCCATCATGAATGGGGACCTCATGTTATACGAGCTTATGACCCTTGTTTATCCTGTGCTACTCATGTAATGGTAGTTGATGATGAAGACAAGAGTGTCGTTAAAAACGAAATGGTAAAAATCTAA
- a CDS encoding proteasome assembly chaperone family protein, producing MIVETKTDCCKIVSEDIEDAIVLEGSPNAGLIGNIIGWLLVDNLKMREIGYIESKHFPPLAVLYKGIALHPFRIYEGEGLVLFLSDFIVPQEVVFDMTNVIVDWMDKNNSKELLTFNSALVREKMNPAGAVANSTEALDKLKEKDLPIMQMGNINGISGTLLTQSAQKNIPATCILAETLTQYPDPRAAAEAVQGLNKLLDMDIDYEPLLKEAQDIESRLQKLAEEVTKNPQPPIYM from the coding sequence ATGATAGTGGAAACTAAAACTGATTGTTGTAAAATAGTTTCAGAAGATATAGAAGATGCAATTGTACTTGAAGGTTCCCCAAATGCAGGGCTTATTGGGAACATAATAGGGTGGTTATTAGTAGATAACCTAAAAATGAGAGAAATTGGTTATATTGAATCAAAACATTTTCCTCCATTGGCAGTATTATACAAAGGTATAGCATTACATCCTTTTAGAATATATGAAGGAGAAGGATTAGTACTATTTTTATCAGATTTTATAGTTCCACAAGAAGTTGTTTTTGATATGACAAATGTGATCGTTGACTGGATGGATAAAAATAACAGCAAAGAATTACTAACATTTAATAGTGCACTTGTTAGAGAAAAAATGAATCCTGCAGGTGCGGTTGCTAACTCAACAGAGGCATTAGACAAGCTAAAAGAAAAAGATCTTCCAATAATGCAAATGGGAAATATAAATGGAATTTCAGGAACTTTATTAACCCAATCTGCACAAAAAAATATCCCTGCTACATGTATACTTGCAGAAACTCTAACACAATATCCTGATCCACGAGCTGCTGCTGAAGCAGTTCAAGGACTTAATAAACTACTTGATATGGATATCGATTATGAGCCACTTCTAAAAGAAGCTCAAGATATTGAATCAAGACTTCAAAAACTAGCTGAAGAAGTTACAAAAAATCCTCAACCACCTATTTACATGTAG
- a CDS encoding winged helix-turn-helix domain-containing protein — protein MDIKKEFYKEISFLKAGKYRILVISDINNKFKTPTDISKSLKIPMRETSRALKELREHEMVEVLDDDVKKGRLYKLTSKGFEALEILKNNI, from the coding sequence ATGGATATTAAAAAAGAGTTTTATAAAGAAATAAGTTTTCTTAAAGCTGGAAAATATAGAATTTTAGTTATTTCAGATATAAATAATAAGTTTAAAACTCCAACAGATATTTCCAAATCTCTTAAAATTCCAATGCGAGAAACAAGTAGAGCATTAAAAGAACTTAGAGAGCATGAAATGGTTGAAGTTTTAGATGATGATGTTAAAAAGGGTAGATTATATAAATTAACCTCTAAAGGATTTGAAGCTCTCGAAATATTAAAAAATAACATATAA